A single Alcanivorax borkumensis SK2 DNA region contains:
- a CDS encoding gamma carbonic anhydrase family protein, translating to MGIRRFEDKAPQLGKRVFVDEDATVIGEVILGDDCSVWPKAVIRGDMHAIRIGNRVSIQDNAVLHITHDSPFNPGGFGLQVGDDVTLAHQAMLHGCTLGNRVMVGMQAIIMDGAIVEDDVIVAAGSLVGPGKNLESGHLYRGQPARKIRPLTEKEKTFLPYVAGNYVRLKDRYLKSSQ from the coding sequence ATGGGGATTCGCCGCTTTGAAGACAAGGCCCCGCAGTTGGGGAAACGGGTATTTGTAGATGAGGACGCCACCGTGATTGGCGAGGTCATACTGGGCGACGATTGTTCGGTGTGGCCCAAGGCTGTGATTCGGGGCGACATGCACGCTATTCGTATCGGTAACCGGGTCAGCATTCAGGATAACGCTGTACTACACATCACTCACGACTCCCCGTTCAATCCCGGCGGCTTCGGGCTGCAGGTCGGCGACGATGTCACCCTGGCTCACCAAGCCATGTTGCACGGCTGCACCCTCGGCAACCGGGTCATGGTGGGTATGCAGGCAATCATTATGGACGGTGCTATTGTGGAAGACGATGTGATTGTCGCCGCCGGCTCATTGGTTGGGCCCGGCAAAAACCTTGAAAGCGGCCACCTGTATCGCGGCCAACCCGCGCGCAAAATCCGTCCGCTCACCGAGAAAGAAAAAACCTTTTTGCCTTATGTGGCGGGTAATTATGTGCGCTTGAAAGATCGATATTTGAAAAGCAGCCAATAA
- the def gene encoding peptide deformylase gives MAKLEILEFPDPRLRTVAKPVEKVDDELRKLIDDMFETMYAAPGIGLAATQVDVHIQLIVMDLSEDHNKPMVFINPQITPLTEEQAPYEEGCLSVPGFYEKVTRPARVRINALDRDGNAFEVEADELLATCIQHEMDHLDGKLFVDYVSRLKRDRIKKKLEKIHRQQG, from the coding sequence ATGGCTAAACTGGAAATACTAGAATTCCCCGATCCCCGGCTACGCACAGTAGCAAAGCCGGTGGAAAAGGTAGATGACGAGCTTCGCAAACTGATCGACGACATGTTCGAAACCATGTATGCGGCCCCAGGAATCGGCCTAGCAGCCACCCAAGTTGATGTGCATATCCAGCTGATCGTTATGGATCTGTCTGAAGATCACAATAAACCCATGGTATTCATCAACCCGCAGATCACCCCTCTCACCGAAGAACAGGCCCCGTACGAAGAAGGCTGCCTGTCGGTGCCCGGGTTCTACGAAAAGGTGACTCGCCCGGCACGGGTGCGCATTAATGCTTTGGACCGTGACGGCAACGCTTTTGAAGTGGAGGCAGACGAACTGCTCGCCACCTGTATCCAGCATGAAATGGATCATTTGGACGGCAAGCTGTTTGTGGACTACGTTTCCCGCCTGAAGCGAGACCGCATTAAGAAGAAGCTGGAAAAGATTCACCGGCAGCAGGGCTGA
- a CDS encoding L-threonylcarbamoyladenylate synthase: MNQHLLSAAQIIQEGGVVAYPTESVYGLGCDPFNRNAVMQLLAIKHRPVSKGLILIGESLAQLAPYLHLNEQQSAQLEKKWPAPITYLVDASDRLPAWVRGEHRKVAVRVPDHPLARQLCQLAGQPIISTSANISGRPAARNRYQVARQLGNQLDFIVSGACDRAAKPSTIIDLESGRILRP, encoded by the coding sequence ATGAATCAGCATCTGCTCAGTGCGGCACAGATCATTCAGGAAGGCGGCGTTGTGGCCTATCCTACCGAGTCCGTTTATGGTCTGGGCTGCGACCCTTTTAACCGAAACGCGGTTATGCAGTTGCTAGCCATCAAACATCGGCCGGTGAGCAAAGGGCTGATTCTGATTGGTGAGAGCTTGGCGCAGTTGGCGCCGTATTTGCACCTGAACGAACAGCAATCGGCTCAGTTGGAGAAAAAATGGCCGGCTCCGATAACGTACCTGGTTGATGCTAGTGATCGCTTGCCTGCCTGGGTGCGAGGGGAGCACCGTAAGGTGGCGGTGCGGGTGCCGGACCACCCGCTGGCGCGGCAGTTATGCCAGCTGGCCGGTCAGCCGATCATTTCCACCAGTGCCAACATCAGTGGCCGCCCGGCAGCGCGTAATCGTTATCAGGTGGCTCGCCAGCTGGGTAACCAGCTCGACTTTATTGTCAGTGGTGCCTGTGACCGGGCAGCCAAACCCTCTACCATTATTGACTTGGAAAGTGGGCGCATCTTGCGACCATGA
- the dprA gene encoding DNA-processing protein DprA, protein MDGQFKRLLLQALFSPSSAALGRALKQHRSVSAAASDFLPLLPAGLKERASLLDNTGNLQAYYEQLSGQGWRWIAFGDEDYPPLLAQIHDPPGVIAVRGNVEALNSPALAIVGARNASADGLDNSRRFARKLAASGFVIASGLALGIDAAAHRGAVSAGRSVAVMGNGPDRIYPPRNGSLAEEIVDTGGALVSEFAPGARPLPAQFPMRNRVISGLSLATIVVEAAIKSGSLITARTALAQNREVFAIPGSIHNPLSKGCHQLLRDGASWLESVDDIFQAFGDFQRSVEAAGIHCEAPALLTQLTSGVNSLDALQERTGLPVAALAGQLADLELEGWVERVAGGYLKRQGSED, encoded by the coding sequence ATGGACGGACAATTTAAGCGCCTTCTATTGCAGGCGTTGTTTTCCCCCTCTTCAGCGGCCTTGGGGCGCGCTTTGAAACAACACCGGAGCGTCTCTGCTGCGGCCTCTGATTTTCTTCCTCTGTTACCGGCCGGCCTGAAAGAGCGAGCCAGCCTGTTGGACAATACGGGTAATCTCCAGGCGTATTATGAGCAATTGAGCGGACAAGGTTGGCGCTGGATTGCGTTTGGTGATGAAGATTACCCGCCGTTATTAGCACAGATTCATGATCCTCCTGGCGTAATCGCCGTGCGCGGTAACGTAGAGGCGTTGAATTCACCGGCTCTGGCGATCGTGGGGGCGCGTAATGCGTCTGCCGATGGCCTAGATAATAGCCGCCGATTTGCTCGCAAACTGGCGGCAAGTGGATTTGTAATTGCTAGTGGGTTGGCGTTGGGTATTGATGCTGCGGCACATCGTGGTGCGGTCAGTGCTGGGCGCTCGGTGGCAGTAATGGGTAATGGCCCGGATCGCATCTACCCGCCCCGTAACGGTTCGTTGGCTGAAGAAATTGTGGATACTGGGGGTGCGCTGGTGTCGGAATTCGCGCCGGGCGCGCGTCCGCTTCCGGCACAGTTCCCAATGCGTAATCGTGTTATCAGCGGTCTCAGCCTGGCGACTATTGTGGTGGAGGCCGCCATTAAAAGTGGTTCGTTGATTACTGCACGTACCGCGCTGGCTCAAAACCGAGAGGTCTTTGCGATTCCGGGCAGCATCCATAATCCGCTCAGCAAGGGATGCCACCAGCTACTGCGTGATGGCGCCAGCTGGCTGGAGTCCGTGGACGATATATTTCAGGCTTTTGGTGATTTTCAGCGTAGTGTCGAGGCCGCCGGGATTCACTGCGAAGCGCCAGCATTGCTGACCCAGCTCACCAGTGGGGTTAATTCTCTTGACGCGCTACAGGAGCGGACTGGCTTGCCGGTCGCGGCGCTCGCTGGGCAGTTGGCGGATTTGGAGCTGGAGGGCTGGGTGGAACGGGTGGCTGGCGGGTATCTTAAGCGTCAGGGTAGCGAAGATTGA
- the hemF gene encoding oxygen-dependent coproporphyrinogen oxidase, producing the protein MSEVSLQAVKDYLLDLQDRICDALGAEDGAATFREDSWEREQGGGGRSRVLENGAVIEKGGVNFSHVFGEQLPPSATEARPELAGRSFQAMGVSLVIHPKNPYVPTSHANVRFFVAEKEGEAPVWWFGGGFDLTPYYGFEEDVVHWHQTAKVACQPFGKEIYPEFKTWCDDYFYLKHRNEPRGVGGLFFDDLNRFDFDTSFALMRSIGDAYVPAYQPILARRKDHEFGDRERQFQLYRRGRYVEFNLVYDRGTIFGLQSGGRTESILMSLPPLVRWDYDYHPEPNSAESELYHKFLIHREWV; encoded by the coding sequence ATGTCAGAGGTTTCGCTGCAGGCGGTGAAAGACTACCTGTTGGATTTGCAGGACCGAATTTGCGATGCGCTGGGCGCTGAAGACGGCGCAGCCACTTTCCGTGAAGATAGCTGGGAGCGGGAGCAAGGCGGGGGTGGTCGTAGTCGGGTGCTGGAAAATGGTGCCGTGATTGAAAAGGGTGGAGTGAACTTTTCCCATGTGTTCGGTGAGCAGTTGCCGCCCTCGGCTACTGAGGCGCGCCCCGAGTTGGCCGGCCGTAGTTTTCAGGCCATGGGCGTGTCACTGGTGATTCATCCGAAAAATCCCTACGTCCCTACTAGCCATGCCAATGTCCGCTTTTTTGTAGCAGAAAAAGAAGGCGAAGCCCCGGTGTGGTGGTTTGGCGGCGGCTTTGACCTAACGCCTTATTACGGCTTCGAGGAGGACGTGGTGCACTGGCACCAGACTGCTAAAGTTGCCTGCCAACCATTTGGTAAGGAAATCTATCCGGAATTCAAAACCTGGTGTGATGATTACTTCTATCTCAAGCATCGCAATGAACCGCGCGGGGTGGGGGGGCTGTTTTTTGATGATCTGAACCGGTTTGATTTCGATACGAGCTTTGCCTTGATGCGCAGCATCGGTGATGCCTATGTTCCGGCCTATCAGCCGATTTTGGCGCGCCGTAAAGATCATGAATTTGGCGATCGCGAACGCCAGTTTCAGCTGTACCGCCGTGGTCGTTATGTGGAGTTCAACCTAGTCTACGATCGCGGCACTATCTTTGGCCTGCAGTCTGGTGGCCGTACCGAGTCAATCCTAATGTCGCTGCCGCCGTTGGTACGCTGGGACTACGATTACCACCCCGAACCGAACAGTGCCGAGAGTGAGCTTTACCATAAATTTTTGATTCACCGGGAGTGGGTATGA
- the prlC gene encoding oligopeptidase A produces MSNNPLIDYPALPPFSQIRPEHVLPAVEQLVAEGRARIEQVLAEGNFDYDHLVQALDQEDDRLGKAFGPAGHLNAVAQNETLRNAYNSCLPLLSEYGTEVGQNTALCAAYQALRDSDQWATLSEAQQKDIDNTLRDFRLSGVDLPEEKKTQYMENSKRLSELTSKFSDNALDATQAWSKHITDENELDGLPESAKAGAADRAKAEDKEGWLLTLDAPVFIAVMSHCKNAELRKEIYTAWTTKASDQGPQAGQFDNAKIIDEILALRHQQAQLLGFANYAEKSLATKMARDVSEVVQFLEDLARRAKPQAEQELAELKAFAAEQGVGDLNPWDIGFWSERLREARYDISEEELRPWFPADTVINGMFSVVGKLFGIQFKQRKDVDTWHEDVRFYELVDDDGGVRAAFYLDMYARTGKRGGAWMDDARIRRRQPDGSVQTPVAYLTCNFAPPAGGKPGLLTHDEVVTLFHEFGHGLHHMLTEQDVSGISGINGVAWDAVELPSQFLENWCWTEEGIALISGHYQTGEPLPKEKLEKMLAAKNFQGAMQMVRQIEFSLFDMRIHAEYQPGLNIYQILDEVREQVAVIRPPSFNRFPNSFGHIFAGGYAAGYYSYKWAEVLSADAYSRFEEEGEFNEETGRAFRTEILAKGGSREPMELFKAFRGREPSVEPLLRHCGING; encoded by the coding sequence ATGAGCAACAATCCGCTGATTGATTATCCAGCACTTCCCCCTTTTTCACAGATCCGGCCAGAACATGTTCTCCCTGCCGTGGAGCAGCTGGTAGCAGAGGGCCGTGCCCGTATCGAGCAGGTGCTGGCCGAAGGTAATTTCGATTATGACCACCTGGTACAGGCATTGGATCAGGAAGATGACCGTCTCGGTAAAGCATTTGGCCCGGCCGGGCATTTGAATGCCGTGGCCCAGAATGAAACCTTGCGTAATGCCTATAATAGTTGCCTGCCGCTGCTTAGCGAATACGGTACTGAAGTGGGGCAGAATACGGCCCTTTGTGCTGCCTATCAGGCGCTGCGCGATAGCGATCAGTGGGCCACGCTGAGTGAAGCCCAGCAAAAAGATATCGACAATACTCTGCGCGATTTCCGTTTGTCCGGTGTGGACTTGCCGGAAGAAAAGAAAACGCAATACATGGAAAATTCAAAACGGTTATCTGAGTTGACCAGCAAATTCTCGGATAACGCGCTTGATGCTACTCAAGCATGGAGCAAACACATCACCGATGAAAATGAACTCGATGGCTTGCCCGAAAGCGCGAAGGCCGGCGCCGCAGATCGGGCTAAAGCAGAGGACAAAGAGGGTTGGCTACTGACCCTGGACGCCCCGGTTTTTATTGCGGTGATGAGCCACTGTAAGAACGCAGAACTGCGTAAAGAGATATATACCGCTTGGACCACCAAGGCCTCTGATCAAGGTCCACAAGCTGGCCAATTTGATAATGCGAAAATTATCGATGAGATCCTGGCGCTGCGACATCAACAGGCTCAGCTATTGGGTTTCGCTAACTACGCGGAAAAGTCTTTGGCGACGAAAATGGCCAGAGATGTTAGTGAGGTTGTACAGTTTCTCGAAGACTTGGCGCGCCGCGCCAAACCCCAGGCGGAGCAGGAGCTAGCGGAACTCAAAGCGTTTGCTGCCGAGCAAGGCGTGGGGGATTTGAATCCATGGGATATTGGTTTTTGGAGTGAGCGTTTACGCGAAGCCCGCTACGATATTTCAGAAGAAGAGTTGCGCCCCTGGTTTCCGGCAGACACGGTAATCAATGGCATGTTTTCGGTGGTCGGCAAGCTGTTCGGCATTCAGTTTAAACAACGCAAAGACGTGGACACTTGGCACGAGGATGTGCGCTTCTACGAGTTGGTGGATGACGATGGAGGTGTCCGTGCGGCGTTCTATCTGGATATGTATGCCCGTACTGGCAAGCGTGGGGGGGCTTGGATGGATGATGCTCGCATCCGTCGTCGTCAGCCTGATGGCAGCGTGCAGACCCCGGTGGCTTACCTGACCTGTAATTTCGCCCCGCCGGCTGGTGGTAAGCCGGGTTTGTTGACCCACGACGAAGTCGTGACCCTGTTCCATGAATTCGGCCACGGTTTACACCACATGCTCACCGAGCAAGATGTGTCCGGTATTTCCGGGATTAATGGTGTGGCGTGGGATGCGGTGGAGCTGCCTAGCCAGTTTTTGGAAAACTGGTGCTGGACCGAGGAAGGCATTGCTCTGATTTCCGGTCATTATCAAACTGGCGAGCCGTTACCGAAGGAAAAGCTGGAAAAAATGCTTGCCGCAAAAAACTTTCAGGGTGCCATGCAGATGGTGAGGCAGATTGAATTTTCTCTATTTGACATGCGCATCCATGCTGAATACCAGCCGGGGCTGAATATTTATCAGATATTGGATGAGGTGCGCGAACAAGTAGCAGTGATTCGGCCGCCCTCATTTAACCGTTTCCCCAATAGCTTCGGGCATATTTTCGCCGGTGGTTATGCCGCAGGTTATTACAGTTACAAATGGGCAGAAGTGTTATCGGCGGATGCCTATTCTCGCTTTGAAGAAGAGGGCGAGTTCAACGAAGAAACCGGACGGGCATTTCGTACGGAAATTCTTGCCAAAGGCGGTAGCCGCGAACCCATGGAGCTTTTCAAGGCGTTCCGTGGTCGTGAACCGAGCGTAGAACCGTTGCTACGTCATTGCGGGATTAATGGATAA
- a CDS encoding lipid A deacylase LpxR family protein, whose translation MFLRFILLLGVLLPVSVIASTFGLSWDNDLFVGSDGHYTNGVRISWVGEAHDHCESNSNVTCGVADFLSPLPGIAFRDDQHALTFSLEQMMITPKDISQSAPNYNDLPYAGYSNLEMGLFSWDDDSLVGYGMRLGVVGPSSGAEQSQKLAHKVTGSDEPQGWDNQLGTDLIGGLYFINARRFKQFQWDSALQGELGYAWGVDANNFHGTSSAGGFFRVGHNLPRNFIPDYAGIGTAGSLVGLFDGTGFGWEVFISTFGEYIGYSYLETHARQYNVETRDGVLGVTAGGGVHWDTFSFTLAIQSSTSPLRSRDESASFGNMSFMWKI comes from the coding sequence ATGTTTCTGCGCTTTATTCTGTTGTTAGGCGTATTGCTGCCAGTAAGTGTTATAGCTTCTACATTCGGCTTGTCCTGGGATAATGACTTGTTTGTTGGTTCTGACGGGCATTACACCAATGGCGTGCGTATCAGTTGGGTGGGAGAGGCTCACGACCATTGTGAGAGTAATAGCAATGTTACCTGTGGAGTGGCGGATTTTTTATCGCCCTTACCGGGGATTGCCTTCCGTGATGATCAGCATGCTCTGACGTTCAGCTTAGAACAGATGATGATTACGCCTAAGGATATCAGTCAGTCCGCCCCCAATTACAATGATTTACCTTATGCGGGATACAGCAACCTGGAAATGGGGCTGTTCAGTTGGGATGACGATAGCCTGGTAGGGTACGGCATGCGACTTGGTGTAGTGGGTCCGTCTTCGGGCGCGGAGCAAAGCCAAAAATTGGCCCACAAGGTCACCGGGTCTGATGAGCCGCAGGGGTGGGATAACCAGTTGGGCACGGACTTGATTGGCGGCCTCTATTTCATTAATGCCCGCCGTTTCAAACAGTTCCAGTGGGATTCAGCGCTTCAGGGTGAGCTCGGTTATGCCTGGGGTGTAGATGCCAACAATTTTCACGGGACCAGTTCCGCCGGTGGCTTCTTTCGTGTGGGTCACAATCTGCCGCGTAATTTTATTCCTGACTATGCGGGTATTGGTACAGCCGGCTCATTGGTTGGGCTGTTTGATGGCACAGGCTTCGGCTGGGAAGTTTTTATCTCCACTTTTGGTGAGTATATTGGATATTCCTACCTGGAGACCCACGCTAGGCAATATAACGTGGAAACGCGCGACGGGGTGTTGGGTGTGACCGCGGGCGGCGGCGTTCACTGGGATACCTTTTCGTTCACTTTGGCAATACAAAGCTCCACCTCGCCTCTGCGCAGCCGGGATGAAAGCGCCAGTTTTGGCAACATGTCGTTCATGTGGAAAATTTAG
- the fmt gene encoding methionyl-tRNA formyltransferase, with translation MKPLRLAFAGTPDFAAASLQAVLDNGHQVVAVLTQPDRAAGRGKKLQQSPVKQLAHSQGITVLQPENLKGEAIHQQLRDLNLDALVVVAYGLIIPQAVLDMPRLGCLNVHGSLLPRWRGAAPIQRAITAGDTETGNTIMQMEAGLDTGPMLLSESLPIGDSETGGELHDRLAAQGARLLVTVLQDLEKYLANATPQPDEGITYAHKLSKAEARLDFRLPTGALYNRIRAFNPFPVSWVPLNGQPMRIWRASESPQPAQANDEPGYILSVDDQGIHVATGDGSLILEELQLPGKRRMAVSDLLRGNPTLFSVGEPLGDAIINESGDHSGNA, from the coding sequence TTGAAACCCTTACGTCTCGCCTTCGCCGGCACCCCGGATTTCGCCGCCGCCAGCCTACAGGCCGTGCTGGATAACGGTCATCAGGTTGTGGCAGTGCTTACCCAGCCGGATCGCGCCGCCGGGCGCGGCAAGAAACTGCAGCAAAGCCCGGTCAAACAACTGGCCCATAGCCAAGGCATTACCGTACTGCAGCCGGAAAACCTCAAGGGCGAAGCCATTCACCAGCAGCTGCGTGACCTAAACCTGGATGCACTAGTAGTGGTGGCCTACGGCCTGATCATTCCTCAAGCAGTGCTGGACATGCCGCGGCTGGGCTGCCTGAATGTGCACGGCTCGCTATTGCCGCGCTGGCGCGGTGCCGCGCCCATCCAGCGGGCCATTACCGCTGGCGACACGGAAACCGGCAACACCATTATGCAAATGGAAGCCGGGCTCGATACCGGCCCCATGCTGCTGAGTGAATCACTGCCCATCGGCGATAGCGAAACCGGCGGCGAACTGCATGATCGATTGGCCGCCCAAGGCGCTCGCCTGCTAGTCACCGTGCTGCAGGACCTAGAAAAGTACCTGGCCAACGCCACGCCACAACCAGATGAAGGCATCACTTACGCCCATAAGCTAAGCAAGGCCGAAGCGCGGCTGGATTTTCGCCTGCCCACAGGCGCCCTCTACAATCGCATTCGAGCTTTCAACCCTTTCCCGGTGAGCTGGGTGCCGCTGAACGGTCAGCCCATGCGCATCTGGCGCGCCAGTGAAAGCCCACAACCGGCACAAGCAAATGATGAACCGGGCTATATTCTCAGCGTGGACGACCAAGGTATCCATGTGGCCACCGGCGATGGCAGCCTGATACTTGAAGAACTTCAATTGCCCGGCAAACGACGGATGGCGGTATCCGACCTACTACGAGGCAACCCCACCTTGTTTTCGGTAGGCGAACCGCTGGGCGATGCCATTATCAATGAATCTGGTGACCACAGTGGCAACGCCTGA
- the aroE gene encoding shikimate dehydrogenase, which translates to MSGEKDRADTGLYCVFGNPVSHSRSPEIHHAFAAQHSDPVQYEKREAPLDDFAGAVQAFREAGGLGANVTVPFKEQAFALCDAITERADQAGAVNTLWWDGDQLHGDNTDGAGLVKDIRNNQGWTIRKKRVLILGAGGAVRGVLGPILAQEPTLLRIANRTKEKAEALAGNVMKGEGPPVLGGGLDNLMGQFDLVINAISAGLHGEMPALPDGLLAEGAVAYDMVYGSEPTPFMRWAEQQGAAATADGLGMLVEQAAEAFEIWRGWRPNTAPVMASLR; encoded by the coding sequence ATGAGCGGAGAAAAAGACAGGGCGGATACCGGGTTATATTGTGTCTTTGGTAATCCGGTAAGTCACTCGCGTTCGCCAGAAATTCACCATGCATTCGCTGCCCAGCATAGCGACCCCGTGCAATATGAAAAACGCGAAGCGCCCTTGGATGATTTCGCAGGGGCGGTGCAGGCCTTCCGTGAGGCCGGCGGGCTGGGGGCAAATGTCACCGTTCCTTTTAAGGAGCAAGCCTTTGCGCTGTGTGATGCCATCACCGAGCGGGCAGACCAGGCCGGTGCGGTGAACACCCTGTGGTGGGATGGCGATCAGCTGCATGGGGATAACACCGATGGCGCGGGCTTGGTAAAAGATATCCGTAATAATCAGGGTTGGACAATTCGTAAGAAGCGGGTGCTTATTCTGGGTGCGGGGGGTGCTGTGCGCGGTGTGCTGGGGCCGATACTGGCGCAAGAGCCCACCTTGTTGCGCATTGCTAATCGCACCAAGGAGAAAGCCGAAGCCTTGGCGGGCAACGTCATGAAAGGAGAAGGCCCACCCGTGCTGGGGGGTGGCCTGGATAACCTTATGGGGCAGTTTGATCTGGTAATTAATGCGATTTCGGCGGGCTTGCACGGTGAGATGCCCGCCTTGCCTGATGGTTTGCTGGCAGAGGGCGCGGTGGCCTACGACATGGTTTATGGTAGTGAGCCCACCCCGTTCATGCGCTGGGCAGAGCAGCAAGGGGCTGCGGCTACAGCGGATGGTTTGGGTATGTTAGTTGAGCAGGCCGCGGAAGCATTTGAAATCTGGCGGGGCTGGCGTCCGAATACCGCGCCCGTCATGGCCTCGTTGCGTTAG
- a CDS encoding YheV family putative metal-binding protein gives MMKRQFIAGASCPECGQMDKIQRVIEGDQQWMECVACGARKDLDEKPPQATDALARPVTLQPSSKK, from the coding sequence ATGATGAAACGCCAATTTATTGCTGGTGCTAGCTGCCCTGAGTGTGGGCAGATGGACAAGATACAGCGCGTCATAGAGGGTGATCAGCAATGGATGGAATGTGTTGCCTGCGGCGCCCGAAAAGACCTAGACGAAAAACCACCGCAAGCCACTGATGCATTAGCCCGGCCGGTAACCTTACAGCCTAGCTCGAAAAAATAG
- a CDS encoding LysM peptidoglycan-binding domain-containing protein — protein sequence MMKSVQRALTFGLVLAVSGMASAAVVLKDGHPSKYFVKNGDTLWDISGRFLQEPWQWPEIWQINEEISNPHLIYPGDEIRLSYVDGEPRLSVKRGVEETVMSNGTVKLTPRVREIANDQAIPAIPASAIQSYLKEGLVVDRQEIIEAPYLVGGRDRRVIFGEGDTVYARDTKTQWEGLEQGYGFYRTGEQYVDPDTNEVLGYEARQIGLGRVSSHDDDMISLRVTDSSEDLRIDDRLFSTEDRRVRAVLYPSAPDTKIEAKVIRFFDRLNSVARNDVVVINKGLRDGLKEGNVLDIYGQGEVVRDRQQGDMVQLPRERTGSMVIFRVFDKVSYSLIMESTRPIYMNDIAESPAGSY from the coding sequence ATGATGAAATCGGTCCAGCGCGCCTTGACCTTTGGCCTGGTGCTGGCGGTGTCTGGTATGGCCTCCGCAGCGGTGGTGCTCAAAGATGGGCACCCCAGCAAGTATTTCGTGAAAAACGGCGATACCCTTTGGGATATCAGCGGCCGTTTTTTACAAGAACCGTGGCAATGGCCAGAAATCTGGCAGATTAATGAGGAAATCAGTAACCCTCACCTGATATATCCCGGTGACGAAATCCGCCTTTCCTATGTTGACGGTGAACCGCGCCTTTCGGTGAAGCGGGGCGTGGAAGAGACCGTGATGTCCAATGGTACAGTGAAACTCACCCCGCGGGTGCGTGAAATTGCCAATGACCAGGCTATTCCTGCTATTCCGGCTAGTGCCATCCAGTCCTATCTGAAGGAAGGGCTGGTGGTCGATCGCCAGGAAATCATTGAAGCGCCTTATCTGGTGGGTGGCCGTGATCGACGTGTCATCTTCGGTGAAGGCGATACGGTCTATGCCCGTGACACTAAAACGCAATGGGAAGGTTTGGAGCAGGGCTACGGTTTTTATCGGACCGGTGAACAGTACGTGGACCCGGATACCAATGAGGTGCTGGGCTACGAAGCTCGTCAAATCGGCCTCGGTCGAGTGTCCAGCCACGATGACGACATGATTTCTCTACGAGTCACCGACTCCAGTGAGGATCTGCGAATTGATGACCGCCTGTTCTCCACGGAAGATCGCCGTGTTCGAGCCGTACTGTACCCGTCTGCACCAGATACTAAGATTGAGGCGAAAGTGATTCGCTTCTTCGATCGTCTTAACAGTGTGGCCCGTAACGACGTAGTAGTGATTAACAAGGGCCTGCGTGATGGTCTGAAAGAAGGCAATGTGTTGGATATATATGGTCAGGGCGAAGTGGTTCGTGATCGTCAGCAGGGTGACATGGTTCAGCTGCCCCGCGAGAGAACGGGTTCCATGGTGATCTTCCGGGTTTTCGATAAGGTCAGCTACAGCTTGATTATGGAGTCCACTCGACCTATTTACATGAACGACATCGCTGAAAGTCCGGCGGGTAGTTACTGA
- a CDS encoding ion channel: MADGTVMYEVVYASVVSLIMVLATVMLHYWTLASLSGLLKRWKSFRGEILVVVIVMFAAHMVEITLYAWVYLLLDVGDTAMSIGGAVNGSFLDHLYFSAACYTSLGLGDLFPVGTLRLIAGVEALNGLILITWSASFAFLVMQRRWRF; this comes from the coding sequence ATGGCTGACGGTACAGTAATGTATGAGGTCGTGTACGCGTCTGTGGTCAGTCTGATCATGGTGCTGGCTACGGTGATGTTGCATTATTGGACCTTGGCTAGCCTGTCAGGCTTACTTAAGCGCTGGAAAAGTTTCCGCGGCGAAATCCTGGTGGTGGTGATTGTTATGTTCGCGGCTCACATGGTGGAAATAACACTCTATGCTTGGGTGTATCTGCTGTTGGACGTGGGAGATACTGCCATGAGCATTGGCGGGGCGGTGAACGGCAGTTTTTTGGATCACCTGTATTTCTCTGCCGCCTGCTATACCTCTTTGGGGTTGGGGGATCTATTTCCAGTGGGAACCTTGCGTCTGATTGCTGGGGTAGAAGCCCTGAATGGTTTGATATTGATAACGTGGTCAGCATCGTTTGCGTTTTTGGTCATGCAGCGTCGTTGGCGTTTTTAA